The Daucus carota subsp. sativus chromosome 2, DH1 v3.0, whole genome shotgun sequence genome includes a window with the following:
- the LOC108205652 gene encoding 2-oxoglutarate-dependent dioxygenase DAO-like, with the protein MASDSCIIPVIDLQDFPAQLSKLVQVCEEWGCFRLVNYQYILPDSLMSEMKSVVKSLFDLPLEIKRRNSDVIAGSGYWAPSEMNPLYEAFGLYVSSQQDVDAFCSQLNATPDQRETLTKYAKAVHELFEEISGKLADGLGISSFAIDGWPFQFRINKYRFAQETVGSSGVQIHTDSGFLTILQDDESVGGLEVMDRSGAFVPVDPWPSTLLVNLGDVATAWSNGRLHTVKHRVQCKEANLRYSIAAFLLGPKEEVEAPAELVDAAHPRLYAPFTFEDYRKLRFSTKLHAGEALDLLLIKP; encoded by the exons ATGGCCAGTGATTCCTGCATTATCCCGGTGATCGATCTTCAAGATTTTCCGGCACAGCTGTCGAAACTCGTGCAGGTGTGTGAGGAATGGGGGTGTTTTAGGCTGGTCAACTATCAATACATCCTCCCTGATTCGCTCATGTCTGAGATGAAGTCTGTAGTGAAGTCGCTGTTTGATCTTCCTCTGGAGATTAAGCGCCGGAATTCTGATGTTATAGCGGGAAGTGGCTACTGGGCACCTTCGGAGATGAACCCTCTTTATGAGGCGTTTGGTCTTTATGTTTCTTCGCAGCAAGATGTTGATGCCTTTTGCTCTCAGTTGAATGCTACTCCTGATCAAAG AGAGACTCTTACTAAGTATGCCAAAGCAGTACATGAGCTGTTTGAAGAGATTAGTGGCAAATTGGCTGATGGATTGGGAATATCCAGTTTTGCAATTGATGGATGGCCTTTTCAGTTTAGGATAAATAAATACAGATTTGCGCAAGAGACTGTTGGCTCCTCTGGAGTACAAATTCACACCGATTCGGGGTTTCTTACCATACTTCAGGATGATGAAAGTGTTGGGGGGCTAGAGGTCATGGACAGGTCCGGAGCTTTCGTGCCCGTGGATCCCTGGCCTAGTACACTTCTTGTCAATCTTGGAGATGTTGCCACG GCTTGGAGTAACGGAAGACTACACACTGTAAAGCATCGAGTGCAATGCAAAGAAGCAAATCTGAGGTATTCAATTGCTGCATTTCTGTTAGGACCCAAGGAGGAAGTGGAAGCTCCAGCAGAATTAGTAGATGCTGCACATCCTCGTTTGTATGCACCCTTTACTTTTGAAGATTACAGAAAACTTCGATTCTCAACAAAGCTGCATGCTGGTGAAGCCCTTGATCTTTTACTCATCAAACCATGA
- the LOC108205653 gene encoding 2-oxoglutarate-dependent dioxygenase DAO — MASHSCNIPVIDLQDFPAQRSKLVQVCEEWGCFRLVNYQHILSDTLMSEMKSVVKSLFDLPLEIKRRNSDAIAGSGYWAPSEKNPLYEAFGLYVSSQQDVDAFCSQLNASSDQRETLTKYAKAVHELFVEISGKLADGLGISSFAIDGWPFQFRINKYRFAQETVGSSGVQIHTDSGFLTILQDDESVGGLEVMDKSGAFVPVDPWPSTLLVNLGDVATAWSNGRLRTVKHRVQCKEANLRYSIAAFLLGPKEAVEAPAELVDAAHPRLYAPFTFEDYRKLRLSTKLQAGEALDLLLIKP; from the exons ATGGCAAGTCATTCCTGCAATATACCGGTGATCGATCTTCAAGATTTTCCGGCACAGCGGTCGAAACTCGTGCAGGTATGTGAGGAATGGGGGTGTTTTAGGCTGGTCAACTATCAACATATCCTCTCCGACACTCTCATGTCTGAGATGAAATCTGTAGTGAAGTCCCTTTTTGACCTTCCGCTGGAGATTAAGCGTCGGAATTCTGATGCTATAGCGGGAAGTGGCTACTGGGCACCTTCGGAGAAGAACCCTCTTTATGAGGCGTTTGGTCTTTATGTTTCTTCGCAACAAGATGTTGATGCCTTTTGCTCTCAGTTGAATGCTTCTTCTGATCAAAG AGAGACACTTACCAAGTATGCCAAAGCAGTACATGAGCTGTTTGTAGAGATTAGTGGGAAATTGGCTGATGGATTGGGAATATCCAGTTTTGCAATTGATGGATGGCCTTTTCAGTTTAGGATAAATAAATACAGATTTGCACAAGAGACTGTTGGCTCTTCTGGAGTACAAATTCACACCGATTCGGGGTTTCTTACCATACTTCAGGATGATGAAAGTGTTGGGGGGCTAGAGGTCATGGACAAGTCCGGAGCTTTCGTGCCTGTGGATCCCTGGCCTAGTACACTTCTTGTCAATCTTGGAGATGTTGCTACG GCTTGGAGTAATGGAAGACTACGCACTGTAAAGCATCGAGTGCAATGCAAGGAAGCAAATCTGAGGTATTCGATTGCTGCGTTTCTGTTAGGACCCAAGGAGGCAGTGGAAGCTCCAGCAGAACTAGTGGATGCTGCACATCCTCGTTTGTATGCACCCTTTACTTTTGAAGATTACAGAAAGCTTCGACTCTCAACAAAGCTGCAGGCTGGTGAAGCCCTTGATCTTTTACTCATCAAACCATGA
- the LOC108206239 gene encoding uncharacterized calcium-binding protein At1g02270 isoform X3, giving the protein MDEQNQANGCLLGHVSCTTFNILAPIYKRLSDKNCENEFPELWVSRNESILDKLLEIKSSIICLQEFWVGNEELVKMYEKRLGEAGYRTYKLARTNNRGDGLLAAVHQNSFHVLGYKECVINGIGDRVAQLLDLELVHPEDQIHKLGMRMILVNTHLIFPHDYRYCFVRLKQVYKILQFIESYCKEYKLPAVPIILCGDWNGSMKGNVCRFLLSQGFVSAYDIAHPYMGHNWVSHHNHRGNICAVDFVWLRNPNILQKPLKRSFMEALLRNFYVCQQLQSKVTEGIYAPPSPQTDLSCLTFTQFSDALAKLQLIGPPHNVFTAEEIKDFWDQIDCNGDGMIDMSHFSQQQGKYIDEAETQSEESADALTTVSKVGFNVDKAMLFPVEVEQGTWPESYSLSDHALLTVEVSMVHIPMLH; this is encoded by the exons atggatgaacaaaaCCAAGCAAATGGGTGTTTATTGGGACATGTATCATGTACTACTTTTAACATTCTGGCCCCAATTTACAAGCGTTTGAGTGACAAG AATTGTGAAAATGAGTTTCCCGAACTTTGGGTTAGCCGGAATGAGAGCATTTTGGATAAGTTACTGGAGATTAAGTCCTCGATTATATGTCTGCAG GAATTTTGGGTGGGGAACGAAGAGCTAGTTAAAATGTATGAGAAGAGACTTGGAGAAGCTGGTTATAGAACGTACAAACTAGCTCGTACAAACAACCGTGGAGATG GTCTACTGGCAGCAGTGCACCAGAACTCTTTCCATGTTTTGGGTTACAAGGAATGTGTAATTAATGGTATCGGTGATCGTGTTGCTCAACTCTTAGATCTTGAACTTGTTCATCCTGAGGACCAAATTCACAAATTGGGGATGAGAATGATTTTAGTGAATACTCACCTAATTTTCCCACATGATTATAGATATTGCTTTGTCAGGCTAAAACAG GTATACAAGATTTTACAGTTCATAGAATCATACTGCAAAGAATACAAGCTCCCAGCTGTTCCTATAATTTTATGTGG GGACTGGAATGGGAGCATGAAAGGAAATGTCTGTAGGTTTTTGTTGTCGCAAGGTTTTGTCTCAGCCTATGATATTGCTCATCCATATATGGGCCATAAT TGGGTTAGTCACCATAACCATAGAGGAAATATATGTGCTGTGGATTTTGTTTGGCTCCGCAATCCCAACATTCTGCAGAAGCCACTAAAAAGGAGTTTCATGGAAGCACTTCTTAGAAATTTTTATGTATGTCAG CAACTGCAAAGTAAAGTGACTGAAGGTATCTATGCACCCCCTTCTCCTCAGACTGATTTGAGTTGTCTGACCTTTACTCAGTTTTCTGATGCCCTTGCCAAG CTACAGTTGATTGGTCCTCCTCATAATGTCTTTACTGCTGAAGAAATAAAGGATTTTTGGGATCAAATAGACTGCAATGGAGATGGGATGATCGATATGTCACACTTCTCC CAACAGCAAGGCAAGTACATTGATGAAGCTGAAACTCAGTCAGAAGAATCAGCTGATGCACTCACCACAGTGTCTAAGGTTGGTTTTAATGTTGATAAAGCAATGCTCTTTCCTGTGGAAGTTGAACAAGGTACTTGGCCGGAGAGCTATTCTCTGTCTGATCACGCATTGTTGACAGTAGAGGTTTCTATGGTGCACATTCCCATGCTACACTAA
- the LOC108206239 gene encoding uncharacterized calcium-binding protein At1g02270 isoform X4 — protein sequence MDEQNQANGCLLGHVSCTTFNILAPIYKRLSDKNCENEFPELWVSRNESILDKLLEIKSSIICLQEFWVGNEELVKMYEKRLGEAGYRTYKLARTNNRGDGLLAAVHQNSFHVLGYKECVINGIGDRVAQLLDLELVHPEDQIHKLGMRMILVNTHLIFPHDYRYCFVRLKQVYKILQFIESYCKEYKLPAVPIILCGDWNGSMKGNVCRFLLSQGFVSAYDIAHPYMGHNWVSHHNHRGNICAVDFVWLRNPNILQKPLKRSFMEALLRNFYQLQSKVTEGIYAPPSPQTDLSCLTFTQFSDALAKLQLIGPPHNVFTAEEIKDFWDQIDCNGDGMIDMSHFSQQQGKYIDEAETQSEESADALTTVSKVGFNVDKAMLFPVEVEQGTWPESYSLSDHALLTVEVSMVHIPMLH from the exons atggatgaacaaaaCCAAGCAAATGGGTGTTTATTGGGACATGTATCATGTACTACTTTTAACATTCTGGCCCCAATTTACAAGCGTTTGAGTGACAAG AATTGTGAAAATGAGTTTCCCGAACTTTGGGTTAGCCGGAATGAGAGCATTTTGGATAAGTTACTGGAGATTAAGTCCTCGATTATATGTCTGCAG GAATTTTGGGTGGGGAACGAAGAGCTAGTTAAAATGTATGAGAAGAGACTTGGAGAAGCTGGTTATAGAACGTACAAACTAGCTCGTACAAACAACCGTGGAGATG GTCTACTGGCAGCAGTGCACCAGAACTCTTTCCATGTTTTGGGTTACAAGGAATGTGTAATTAATGGTATCGGTGATCGTGTTGCTCAACTCTTAGATCTTGAACTTGTTCATCCTGAGGACCAAATTCACAAATTGGGGATGAGAATGATTTTAGTGAATACTCACCTAATTTTCCCACATGATTATAGATATTGCTTTGTCAGGCTAAAACAG GTATACAAGATTTTACAGTTCATAGAATCATACTGCAAAGAATACAAGCTCCCAGCTGTTCCTATAATTTTATGTGG GGACTGGAATGGGAGCATGAAAGGAAATGTCTGTAGGTTTTTGTTGTCGCAAGGTTTTGTCTCAGCCTATGATATTGCTCATCCATATATGGGCCATAAT TGGGTTAGTCACCATAACCATAGAGGAAATATATGTGCTGTGGATTTTGTTTGGCTCCGCAATCCCAACATTCTGCAGAAGCCACTAAAAAGGAGTTTCATGGAAGCACTTCTTAGAAATTTTTAT CAACTGCAAAGTAAAGTGACTGAAGGTATCTATGCACCCCCTTCTCCTCAGACTGATTTGAGTTGTCTGACCTTTACTCAGTTTTCTGATGCCCTTGCCAAG CTACAGTTGATTGGTCCTCCTCATAATGTCTTTACTGCTGAAGAAATAAAGGATTTTTGGGATCAAATAGACTGCAATGGAGATGGGATGATCGATATGTCACACTTCTCC CAACAGCAAGGCAAGTACATTGATGAAGCTGAAACTCAGTCAGAAGAATCAGCTGATGCACTCACCACAGTGTCTAAGGTTGGTTTTAATGTTGATAAAGCAATGCTCTTTCCTGTGGAAGTTGAACAAGGTACTTGGCCGGAGAGCTATTCTCTGTCTGATCACGCATTGTTGACAGTAGAGGTTTCTATGGTGCACATTCCCATGCTACACTAA
- the LOC108206239 gene encoding uncharacterized calcium-binding protein At1g02270 isoform X2, which produces MDEQNQANGCLLGHVSCTTFNILAPIYKRLSDKNCENEFPELWVSRNESILDKLLEIKSSIICLQEFWVGNEELVKMYEKRLGEAGYRTYKLARTNNRGDGLLAAVHQNSFHVLGYKECVINGIGDRVAQLLDLELVHPEDQIHKLGMRMILVNTHLIFPHDYRYCFVRLKQVYKILQFIESYCKEYKLPAVPIILCGDWNGSMKGNVCRFLLSQGFVSAYDIAHPYMGHNVGNCKWVSHHNHRGNICAVDFVWLRNPNILQKPLKRSFMEALLRNFYQLQSKVTEGIYAPPSPQTDLSCLTFTQFSDALAKLQLIGPPHNVFTAEEIKDFWDQIDCNGDGMIDMSHFSQQQGKYIDEAETQSEESADALTTVSKVGFNVDKAMLFPVEVEQGTWPESYSLSDHALLTVEVSMVHIPMLH; this is translated from the exons atggatgaacaaaaCCAAGCAAATGGGTGTTTATTGGGACATGTATCATGTACTACTTTTAACATTCTGGCCCCAATTTACAAGCGTTTGAGTGACAAG AATTGTGAAAATGAGTTTCCCGAACTTTGGGTTAGCCGGAATGAGAGCATTTTGGATAAGTTACTGGAGATTAAGTCCTCGATTATATGTCTGCAG GAATTTTGGGTGGGGAACGAAGAGCTAGTTAAAATGTATGAGAAGAGACTTGGAGAAGCTGGTTATAGAACGTACAAACTAGCTCGTACAAACAACCGTGGAGATG GTCTACTGGCAGCAGTGCACCAGAACTCTTTCCATGTTTTGGGTTACAAGGAATGTGTAATTAATGGTATCGGTGATCGTGTTGCTCAACTCTTAGATCTTGAACTTGTTCATCCTGAGGACCAAATTCACAAATTGGGGATGAGAATGATTTTAGTGAATACTCACCTAATTTTCCCACATGATTATAGATATTGCTTTGTCAGGCTAAAACAG GTATACAAGATTTTACAGTTCATAGAATCATACTGCAAAGAATACAAGCTCCCAGCTGTTCCTATAATTTTATGTGG GGACTGGAATGGGAGCATGAAAGGAAATGTCTGTAGGTTTTTGTTGTCGCAAGGTTTTGTCTCAGCCTATGATATTGCTCATCCATATATGGGCCATAATGTTGGTAACTGCAAG TGGGTTAGTCACCATAACCATAGAGGAAATATATGTGCTGTGGATTTTGTTTGGCTCCGCAATCCCAACATTCTGCAGAAGCCACTAAAAAGGAGTTTCATGGAAGCACTTCTTAGAAATTTTTAT CAACTGCAAAGTAAAGTGACTGAAGGTATCTATGCACCCCCTTCTCCTCAGACTGATTTGAGTTGTCTGACCTTTACTCAGTTTTCTGATGCCCTTGCCAAG CTACAGTTGATTGGTCCTCCTCATAATGTCTTTACTGCTGAAGAAATAAAGGATTTTTGGGATCAAATAGACTGCAATGGAGATGGGATGATCGATATGTCACACTTCTCC CAACAGCAAGGCAAGTACATTGATGAAGCTGAAACTCAGTCAGAAGAATCAGCTGATGCACTCACCACAGTGTCTAAGGTTGGTTTTAATGTTGATAAAGCAATGCTCTTTCCTGTGGAAGTTGAACAAGGTACTTGGCCGGAGAGCTATTCTCTGTCTGATCACGCATTGTTGACAGTAGAGGTTTCTATGGTGCACATTCCCATGCTACACTAA
- the LOC108206239 gene encoding uncharacterized calcium-binding protein At1g02270 isoform X1, whose amino-acid sequence MDEQNQANGCLLGHVSCTTFNILAPIYKRLSDKNCENEFPELWVSRNESILDKLLEIKSSIICLQEFWVGNEELVKMYEKRLGEAGYRTYKLARTNNRGDGLLAAVHQNSFHVLGYKECVINGIGDRVAQLLDLELVHPEDQIHKLGMRMILVNTHLIFPHDYRYCFVRLKQVYKILQFIESYCKEYKLPAVPIILCGDWNGSMKGNVCRFLLSQGFVSAYDIAHPYMGHNVGNCKWVSHHNHRGNICAVDFVWLRNPNILQKPLKRSFMEALLRNFYVCQQLQSKVTEGIYAPPSPQTDLSCLTFTQFSDALAKLQLIGPPHNVFTAEEIKDFWDQIDCNGDGMIDMSHFSQQQGKYIDEAETQSEESADALTTVSKVGFNVDKAMLFPVEVEQGTWPESYSLSDHALLTVEVSMVHIPMLH is encoded by the exons atggatgaacaaaaCCAAGCAAATGGGTGTTTATTGGGACATGTATCATGTACTACTTTTAACATTCTGGCCCCAATTTACAAGCGTTTGAGTGACAAG AATTGTGAAAATGAGTTTCCCGAACTTTGGGTTAGCCGGAATGAGAGCATTTTGGATAAGTTACTGGAGATTAAGTCCTCGATTATATGTCTGCAG GAATTTTGGGTGGGGAACGAAGAGCTAGTTAAAATGTATGAGAAGAGACTTGGAGAAGCTGGTTATAGAACGTACAAACTAGCTCGTACAAACAACCGTGGAGATG GTCTACTGGCAGCAGTGCACCAGAACTCTTTCCATGTTTTGGGTTACAAGGAATGTGTAATTAATGGTATCGGTGATCGTGTTGCTCAACTCTTAGATCTTGAACTTGTTCATCCTGAGGACCAAATTCACAAATTGGGGATGAGAATGATTTTAGTGAATACTCACCTAATTTTCCCACATGATTATAGATATTGCTTTGTCAGGCTAAAACAG GTATACAAGATTTTACAGTTCATAGAATCATACTGCAAAGAATACAAGCTCCCAGCTGTTCCTATAATTTTATGTGG GGACTGGAATGGGAGCATGAAAGGAAATGTCTGTAGGTTTTTGTTGTCGCAAGGTTTTGTCTCAGCCTATGATATTGCTCATCCATATATGGGCCATAATGTTGGTAACTGCAAG TGGGTTAGTCACCATAACCATAGAGGAAATATATGTGCTGTGGATTTTGTTTGGCTCCGCAATCCCAACATTCTGCAGAAGCCACTAAAAAGGAGTTTCATGGAAGCACTTCTTAGAAATTTTTATGTATGTCAG CAACTGCAAAGTAAAGTGACTGAAGGTATCTATGCACCCCCTTCTCCTCAGACTGATTTGAGTTGTCTGACCTTTACTCAGTTTTCTGATGCCCTTGCCAAG CTACAGTTGATTGGTCCTCCTCATAATGTCTTTACTGCTGAAGAAATAAAGGATTTTTGGGATCAAATAGACTGCAATGGAGATGGGATGATCGATATGTCACACTTCTCC CAACAGCAAGGCAAGTACATTGATGAAGCTGAAACTCAGTCAGAAGAATCAGCTGATGCACTCACCACAGTGTCTAAGGTTGGTTTTAATGTTGATAAAGCAATGCTCTTTCCTGTGGAAGTTGAACAAGGTACTTGGCCGGAGAGCTATTCTCTGTCTGATCACGCATTGTTGACAGTAGAGGTTTCTATGGTGCACATTCCCATGCTACACTAA